A stretch of the Synechocystis sp. PCC 7338 genome encodes the following:
- a CDS encoding IS630 transposase-related protein → MPAPYSVDLREKAVSAVEKGEKKSHVCRTLNISRNTLDLWIKKKKETGSVAAKRDYERGPRPKIDDLDKFREFAEENGHLTQKQMAEKWPEPVSRIRISKALKKIGFTRKKNLYLQGNRRGSEKGI, encoded by the coding sequence ATGCCAGCCCCCTACAGTGTAGATCTAAGAGAGAAAGCGGTAAGTGCAGTAGAAAAAGGAGAGAAGAAAAGCCATGTCTGCCGAACACTGAACATTAGTCGCAACACCTTAGACCTATGGATAAAAAAGAAGAAAGAAACAGGAAGTGTAGCCGCGAAGAGAGATTATGAGCGTGGTCCACGACCGAAAATAGATGATTTGGATAAATTCAGAGAATTTGCGGAGGAGAACGGTCATTTAACGCAAAAACAAATGGCAGAAAAATGGCCAGAGCCTGTAAGTAGAATAAGAATAAGTAAGGCTCTAAAGAAAATAGGGTTTACTAGAAAAAAAAACTTATATTTACAGGGAAATAGAAGAGGAAGCGAGAAAGGCATTTGA
- a CDS encoding (2Fe-2S)-binding protein — protein sequence MYICVCRGISDKQIEAAAQQGITSLEELSESMGVGADCGVCQGHACQVLEAIARQKVT from the coding sequence ATGTATATCTGCGTTTGCCGGGGTATCAGCGATAAGCAAATTGAAGCCGCCGCCCAGCAGGGTATTACTTCCTTGGAAGAGTTGTCTGAGTCCATGGGGGTAGGGGCTGACTGTGGCGTGTGTCAGGGCCATGCCTGTCAGGTGCTGGAGGCGATCGCCAGACAAAAAGTAACCTGA
- a CDS encoding DUF192 domain-containing protein: MTPLTFPNLGQAKAQSIVRTLVTIGFGVGLAMGTVGCSPSYSRSPVVESLPLTAQVTIGAETILLEVATTQAQQAQGLMFRTELAGDRGMLFTFPEPRIARFWMKNTLIPLDMIFLRDGQIKQIIPNVPPCKADPCPSYGPLSQEINQVLELRAGRAEELGLKINQMLEFQPLSVNVPPQ; this comes from the coding sequence ATGACCCCTTTGACTTTCCCTAACCTAGGTCAAGCTAAGGCCCAATCTATTGTGCGGACTTTGGTAACCATTGGCTTTGGTGTCGGATTGGCAATGGGGACGGTGGGGTGTAGTCCTAGTTACTCTCGATCGCCGGTGGTGGAATCTTTGCCCCTGACGGCGCAAGTAACCATTGGTGCAGAGACAATTCTTTTAGAAGTGGCTACAACCCAGGCCCAACAAGCCCAAGGCCTGATGTTCCGTACCGAACTAGCCGGCGATCGGGGAATGTTATTCACTTTTCCAGAGCCAAGAATTGCCCGTTTTTGGATGAAAAATACTCTGATTCCCTTAGATATGATCTTTCTGCGAGATGGGCAGATTAAACAAATTATTCCCAATGTGCCCCCCTGCAAAGCCGATCCTTGCCCAAGTTACGGCCCCCTCAGCCAGGAGATTAATCAGGTATTGGAATTGAGGGCTGGGCGAGCGGAAGAACTGGGTTTGAAGATTAACCAAATGTTAGAGTTTCAACCCCTATCAGTGAACGTTCCTCCCCAGTAG
- a CDS encoding alpha/beta fold hydrolase: MQSFSPQITAPTGNYWQWQGHKVHYVQAGQPQADRPSLLLVHGFGASTDHWRKNIEELQEQFQVWAIDLLGFGRSDKPAQEYSGQLWEQQLLDFIDQVIGEKTVVAGNSLGGYASLCAAANGGDKIAGVVLLNSAGPFGDQLSERSINLVQKAIQSLMLQPLPSYLLFQYLRRKPTIRKTLKKVYVDQTAITDRLVEEIYRPSCDAGAAQMFASVFKSPQGEMVDKLLAKLQAPLLVIWGEGDPWMRVKERSVKFRQHYPQLTEHFLPAGHCPHDEDPSTVNRLMRDWLATIG; the protein is encoded by the coding sequence ATGCAGTCCTTTTCGCCCCAGATCACCGCACCAACAGGTAATTATTGGCAATGGCAAGGGCACAAAGTTCACTATGTCCAGGCAGGACAACCCCAGGCAGATCGGCCCTCCCTACTGCTGGTGCACGGTTTTGGCGCCTCCACTGACCACTGGCGTAAAAACATTGAAGAACTCCAGGAGCAGTTCCAGGTGTGGGCTATTGATCTGTTGGGCTTCGGGCGATCGGATAAACCAGCCCAGGAATATAGCGGTCAACTGTGGGAACAACAATTGTTGGATTTCATTGACCAGGTGATTGGCGAAAAAACAGTGGTGGCGGGCAATTCCCTGGGGGGCTACGCTTCCCTCTGTGCCGCGGCCAACGGTGGTGACAAGATTGCCGGGGTGGTATTGCTCAATAGCGCCGGGCCCTTTGGGGATCAGCTCAGTGAGCGCAGCATTAATCTCGTACAAAAAGCAATTCAAAGTTTGATGCTCCAGCCCCTGCCTAGTTATTTGCTGTTCCAATATTTGCGCCGCAAACCTACCATTCGGAAAACCCTGAAAAAAGTTTACGTAGATCAAACAGCGATAACCGATCGCCTGGTGGAGGAAATTTATCGTCCTTCCTGCGATGCGGGGGCGGCCCAGATGTTTGCCTCGGTGTTTAAATCTCCCCAGGGGGAAATGGTAGATAAACTGCTGGCTAAATTGCAAGCGCCCCTGTTGGTCATTTGGGGAGAGGGGGATCCCTGGATGCGGGTCAAGGAAAGAAGCGTCAAATTTCGGCAACATTATCCCCAATTAACGGAACATTTTTTACCAGCAGGGCACTGTCCCCACGATGAAGATCCGTCCACCGTCAATCGGCTGATGCGGGATTGGTTAGCTACCATTGGTTAG
- a CDS encoding histidine triad nucleotide-binding protein: protein MAEDTIFGKIIRREIPAAIIYEDDLCLAFKDVNPQAPVHVLLIPKKPLPQLSAATPEDHALLGHLLLKTKEVAADLGIGDQFRLVINNGAEVGQTVFHLHLHILGDRPFSWPPG, encoded by the coding sequence ATGGCAGAAGATACCATTTTTGGCAAAATTATTCGTCGCGAAATTCCAGCGGCGATCATCTATGAAGATGATCTTTGTCTAGCTTTTAAGGACGTTAACCCCCAGGCCCCAGTCCATGTGCTCCTAATTCCCAAAAAGCCCCTGCCCCAATTGTCGGCGGCCACTCCGGAAGACCATGCCCTACTGGGCCATCTTTTGCTCAAGACTAAGGAAGTGGCGGCGGATTTAGGCATTGGCGATCAGTTTCGTTTAGTTATCAATAACGGGGCCGAAGTGGGACAAACTGTGTTCCATCTCCACCTCCATATCCTCGGCGATCGCCCTTTTAGCTGGCCTCCGGGTTGA
- a CDS encoding PCP reductase family protein, translating into MSDPMIWSDEATNRLKEIPFFVRPAARKKIENFAREAGITEITEAVYEQAKQKFN; encoded by the coding sequence ATGAGTGATCCCATGATCTGGAGTGACGAAGCCACCAATCGTTTAAAGGAAATTCCTTTTTTCGTTCGTCCTGCTGCCCGCAAGAAAATAGAAAATTTTGCCAGGGAAGCGGGAATCACAGAGATAACGGAAGCTGTTTATGAACAGGCTAAGCAAAAATTCAATTAG
- a CDS encoding succinate dehydrogenase/fumarate reductase flavoprotein subunit produces the protein MLEQDVVIVGGGLAGCRAALEVKRLAPDTKVAIVAKTHPIRSHSVAAQGGIAASLKNVDAEDSWEAHAFDTVKGSDYLADQDAVEILTKEAPEVIIELEHLGVLFSRLPDGKIAQRAFGGHSHNRTCYAADKTGHAILHELVNNLRRNQVEIYDEWYVMKLIYEDGQAKGLVMYEIATGRIEIVRAKAVMVATGGYGRVYNTTSNDYASTGDGLAMAAIAGIPLEDMEFVQFHPTGLYPVGVLISEAVRGEGAYLINSEGRRFMEDYAPSRMELAPRDITSRAITLEIRAGRGVNADGSAGGPYVYLDLRHMGREKIMSRIPFCWEEAHRLVGIDAVEEPMPVRPTVHYCMGGIPVNTDGRVRKNANELTEGFFAAGECACVSVHGGNRLGSNSLLECVVYGRRTGRSIAEYVQGRSLPTIDETVYKTEARNRLDQLLNQQGTVRISALRQAFQDCMTSHCGVFRSESVMAEGLAQVQNLKAQYEQIFLDDKQPQWNTEIIEALELQSIMAVGELILTSAIQRLESRGSHAREDFPSRDDEQFLRHTLASFEGEKIKVDYMPVVINRFEPKERKY, from the coding sequence ATGCTTGAACAGGACGTTGTCATCGTTGGTGGGGGTTTGGCCGGTTGTCGGGCCGCCCTGGAAGTTAAGCGTCTAGCTCCTGATACCAAAGTGGCGATCGTGGCGAAAACCCACCCCATTCGTTCCCATTCCGTAGCGGCCCAGGGGGGGATTGCGGCCAGCCTGAAAAACGTTGATGCGGAGGATTCCTGGGAGGCTCATGCCTTTGACACGGTCAAGGGATCGGATTATTTGGCGGATCAGGATGCGGTGGAAATTCTCACCAAGGAAGCACCGGAAGTAATCATTGAGCTGGAACATTTGGGCGTTCTTTTTTCCCGTTTACCGGACGGTAAAATTGCCCAGCGGGCCTTTGGGGGTCATTCCCACAATCGCACTTGCTACGCCGCCGATAAAACTGGCCATGCGATTTTGCATGAATTGGTTAATAATCTCCGCCGCAATCAGGTGGAAATTTATGATGAGTGGTATGTGATGAAACTCATCTATGAAGATGGCCAGGCTAAGGGCCTAGTAATGTATGAAATTGCCACCGGTCGCATCGAAATTGTCCGGGCCAAGGCGGTGATGGTGGCCACGGGGGGCTACGGTCGGGTTTATAACACCACTTCCAATGATTATGCTTCCACTGGGGATGGTTTGGCCATGGCGGCGATCGCCGGAATACCGTTGGAAGATATGGAATTTGTCCAGTTTCACCCCACAGGTTTATATCCGGTAGGGGTACTAATTTCCGAGGCAGTGCGGGGAGAAGGGGCCTATTTAATTAATAGTGAGGGGCGTAGGTTTATGGAAGATTATGCCCCCAGTCGCATGGAGTTGGCCCCCAGGGATATTACTTCCAGAGCGATTACCTTAGAAATTCGGGCGGGGCGGGGCGTGAATGCCGATGGCAGTGCGGGAGGGCCCTACGTGTATCTTGATCTGCGCCACATGGGGCGGGAAAAAATTATGAGCCGTATTCCTTTTTGTTGGGAAGAAGCTCATCGCTTAGTGGGCATTGATGCGGTGGAAGAACCAATGCCGGTGCGGCCAACGGTGCATTACTGCATGGGGGGCATTCCAGTAAATACCGATGGTCGGGTCAGGAAAAATGCCAACGAGTTAACAGAAGGATTTTTTGCGGCGGGGGAATGTGCCTGTGTTTCAGTCCATGGGGGCAATCGTTTGGGCAGTAACTCCCTGTTGGAATGTGTGGTTTATGGTCGTCGTACTGGTCGCAGCATTGCCGAATATGTCCAAGGGCGATCGCTCCCGACTATTGATGAAACCGTTTATAAAACCGAGGCTCGAAACCGCCTCGATCAACTTCTTAACCAGCAGGGTACGGTGCGTATCAGTGCCTTGCGCCAAGCTTTTCAGGATTGCATGACCAGCCATTGCGGGGTTTTTCGTTCCGAATCCGTTATGGCGGAAGGATTGGCCCAGGTACAAAATCTTAAAGCCCAATACGAGCAAATCTTTCTGGATGATAAACAACCGCAATGGAATACGGAAATCATTGAAGCTCTGGAACTGCAAAGTATTATGGCGGTGGGGGAATTAATTTTAACTTCTGCGATCCAACGGCTGGAGAGTCGGGGTTCCCATGCCAGGGAAGATTTTCCCAGTCGGGATGATGAACAATTTTTGCGCCACACTTTAGCCAGTTTTGAGGGAGAAAAAATCAAAGTTGACTATATGCCGGTGGTTATTAATCGCTTTGAGCCCAAGGAGCGTAAATATTAG
- a CDS encoding DUF6761 family protein, whose amino-acid sequence MLQDPQVIRFYQKLTDAMVDLWNRSRSMDEIRLYVDGFIACLRYSNQIEPYLIHRLEEEVFAFLRDPSNFSYSAFETEKDYDYF is encoded by the coding sequence ATGTTGCAAGACCCCCAAGTCATTCGTTTTTATCAAAAGTTAACCGATGCGATGGTGGATTTATGGAACCGTAGCCGTTCGATGGATGAAATCCGCCTCTATGTGGATGGGTTTATTGCCTGTCTGCGTTACAGCAACCAAATTGAACCCTACTTGATCCACCGTCTGGAAGAAGAGGTCTTTGCTTTTTTAAGAGATCCTTCCAACTTTAGTTATTCTGCTTTTGAAACGGAAAAAGACTATGACTACTTTTAG
- a CDS encoding SH3 domain-containing protein, translated as MQSPINATAKISPHLIFKFVNLMAVFGLLGQVFGVQGPALGQNALTVCGAETGRVYLRARPSNASQNANRTLRNGTPVQGYEYRNGFVFVETANGSSGWVTERYLCGGSPVGGSPAYICGAETGRVYLRARPSNASQNANRTLSNGTAVSTEGYSNGFFLVETMNGMRGWVTERYVCP; from the coding sequence ATGCAAAGTCCCATCAATGCCACAGCAAAAATTTCTCCTCACCTTATCTTCAAATTTGTTAACTTAATGGCGGTGTTTGGTCTGTTGGGGCAAGTTTTTGGGGTGCAGGGTCCTGCCTTAGGCCAAAATGCCCTCACTGTCTGTGGAGCGGAGACCGGACGGGTATATTTACGCGCCCGCCCCAGTAATGCCAGTCAAAATGCCAACCGCACCCTCCGCAATGGCACCCCTGTGCAGGGATACGAATACCGCAACGGCTTTGTGTTTGTGGAAACTGCCAATGGTTCTTCCGGGTGGGTCACAGAACGCTATCTATGTGGCGGTTCTCCCGTTGGTGGCTCTCCGGCTTATATTTGCGGCGCCGAAACCGGACGGGTATATTTGCGCGCTCGCCCCAGTAATGCCAGCCAAAATGCCAACCGAACTCTGAGCAATGGCACTGCGGTTAGCACTGAGGGTTATAGTAATGGGTTTTTCTTGGTGGAAACCATGAATGGCATGAGAGGCTGGGTGACGGAACGTTATGTGTGCCCGTAG
- a CDS encoding NAD(P)/FAD-dependent oxidoreductase — translation MKQISVVIVGGGLCGLMAAVVLQRQGLGVTVLDKGKGIGGRLASRRLRHRVAVGCFDFGAQYFKAQDPLFLAWVEDWLNAGVVKVWAEGMGTETGAVRSQGVKLYRGEPSNRSLAQYLAQDLRVVNGERVNAFHWQDNVWQVHCDSGQVYPGDRLVVTAPLPQTLDLCETSAIKLPAHVHQTLAAVTYDPCFSLSLLLEQPSLVPDPGGLWLSGEPLAWMACSTKKGISPQGYGVTVQAGPEFSRYHLETDAPQVIQLMTKAAQPWLGSAVLASHLHLWRYSHPQNPLDQPFLFGDFPGPVYFGGDAFHGGKVEGAALSGLAIAEHLLNSLAKG, via the coding sequence ATGAAACAAATATCTGTGGTTATTGTGGGTGGTGGTCTCTGCGGTTTAATGGCGGCGGTGGTGCTTCAACGCCAGGGCTTGGGGGTAACGGTGTTGGATAAGGGCAAGGGCATTGGGGGTAGATTAGCCTCCCGGAGATTACGCCACAGAGTAGCGGTGGGGTGTTTTGATTTTGGCGCCCAGTATTTCAAGGCTCAGGATCCTCTCTTTCTCGCTTGGGTAGAGGATTGGCTCAATGCCGGGGTGGTCAAGGTTTGGGCAGAAGGCATGGGCACAGAAACCGGCGCAGTCCGTAGTCAGGGGGTCAAGCTATATCGGGGGGAACCAAGTAATCGTAGTTTGGCCCAATACCTCGCCCAGGATTTGAGGGTGGTTAATGGGGAAAGGGTTAATGCTTTTCATTGGCAGGATAATGTTTGGCAAGTTCACTGTGATTCAGGGCAGGTTTATCCAGGCGATCGCCTGGTGGTGACAGCGCCGTTACCCCAAACCTTAGACCTATGTGAGACTTCGGCTATTAAATTACCCGCCCATGTCCACCAAACCTTAGCAGCAGTGACCTATGACCCTTGCTTTAGCTTGTCCTTACTGTTGGAGCAACCTAGTTTAGTGCCTGATCCCGGTGGTCTCTGGTTATCGGGGGAACCCTTGGCTTGGATGGCTTGCAGCACGAAAAAAGGCATTTCTCCCCAGGGCTATGGAGTGACGGTGCAGGCAGGCCCGGAGTTTAGTCGTTATCATTTAGAAACCGATGCCCCCCAGGTAATCCAGTTGATGACCAAAGCGGCCCAGCCCTGGTTAGGGTCAGCCGTGTTAGCTTCCCACTTACATCTCTGGCGCTATAGCCATCCCCAAAACCCCCTGGATCAACCTTTTCTCTTTGGGGATTTTCCTGGCCCAGTTTACTTTGGGGGAGATGCTTTCCATGGTGGCAAAGTGGAAGGGGCGGCCCTATCCGGATTGGCGATCGCCGAGCATTTATTGAATTCCCTAGCGAAAGGTTAG
- a CDS encoding universal stress protein, with protein MKNILLCTDGSDFAQQSYPYAAWLASKLDGNIKVLYVTDIRAQKAVESVNLSGSIGLGTSEELLKQLVDLEHTKAKLNHQKAKLLLATAKNTLQQAGIESVQVMHKTGFLLDCLEDLKGDFDVIILGKRGETAKFAQGHLGANMERIIRSIPKPCLVTPKQFQTITKVLFAYDSSASCQKILQFLASSSLLVDLPLHIVMVGKTNQDPQAIANLGTAEKVLEKAGFKIEVELLVGHAEEAIVRYQENNAIDLLLMGAHGHSRIRHLVIGSTTAQVLRKTSIPVLTFR; from the coding sequence GTGAAAAATATTTTGCTTTGCACTGATGGATCGGATTTCGCCCAGCAAAGTTATCCCTACGCCGCCTGGTTAGCCAGTAAATTAGACGGCAATATCAAGGTTTTATATGTTACTGATATCCGGGCTCAAAAGGCAGTGGAATCGGTCAATTTAAGTGGCAGTATTGGCTTAGGAACTTCTGAAGAATTATTAAAACAATTGGTGGATTTAGAACATACTAAAGCCAAACTTAATCATCAAAAGGCGAAACTGCTCCTGGCAACGGCTAAAAACACTCTCCAGCAAGCTGGCATAGAATCGGTGCAGGTTATGCACAAAACAGGTTTCTTATTGGATTGTCTAGAAGATTTGAAGGGCGATTTTGATGTAATTATCCTTGGGAAAAGAGGGGAAACAGCTAAATTTGCCCAGGGCCATTTGGGAGCTAATATGGAGAGAATTATTCGCAGTATTCCCAAGCCCTGTTTGGTCACCCCAAAGCAGTTTCAAACCATTACCAAAGTTCTTTTTGCCTATGACAGTAGTGCCAGTTGCCAAAAAATTCTGCAGTTTTTGGCCAGTTCCTCCCTGTTGGTTGATTTACCGCTACACATTGTCATGGTGGGGAAAACCAACCAAGACCCCCAGGCGATCGCCAATTTGGGTACAGCCGAAAAAGTTTTGGAAAAAGCTGGTTTTAAGATCGAGGTGGAATTGTTGGTGGGCCATGCGGAAGAAGCCATTGTCCGTTACCAGGAAAATAACGCCATTGATTTATTGTTAATGGGGGCCCATGGCCATAGCCGTATTCGCCATTTGGTCATCGGCAGTACCACCGCCCAAGTTCTACGAAAAACTTCCATTCCGGTTCTAACCTTTCGCTAG
- a CDS encoding SulP family inorganic anion transporter, whose translation MINWTILKREWFRNTKEDLLSGAVVGLALIPEAIAFSIIAGVDPKVGLYASFTIAVLTAFFGGRSGSISAATGAMALLMVDLVKDHGLQYLLAATVLTGIFQVLLGVFKVAKQMRYVPRAVVLGYINALAVLIFFAQLPQLDPTKVSQYWLVYLILACSLAIIYILPRFTKVFPSPLVALFVMTNATIFLQLDVPTVGDMGDLPGSLPIFLLPQIPFNWQTLQTILPYSLTLAIVGLLASFLTASLVDELTDTPSDKNREAKGQGIANIVTGFFGGMAGCGMIGQSVINVQSGGRGRLSTFAAGIFLLIAILGLKDWVQQMPMATLVAVMIMVSIGTFRWSSLRDFRKIPQSENIVMFTTMGLIIITRNFALGVAAGIIMSTIFFTRKIAQLVFVDRVLTEDENHRIYNVSGQIFFVSKEEFLEAFDFDELVDRVTIDLTHAHLWDQGAVGTVEQIMTKFRRNGIDVELVGLNEASATLWQKLIKEPELKLINSSAES comes from the coding sequence ATGATCAATTGGACAATATTAAAGCGGGAGTGGTTTCGCAATACCAAGGAAGATTTGTTGTCCGGGGCTGTGGTAGGTTTGGCCCTCATACCCGAGGCGATCGCCTTTTCCATCATCGCTGGGGTTGACCCCAAGGTGGGACTCTATGCTTCCTTCACCATTGCTGTGTTGACGGCTTTTTTTGGTGGGCGATCGGGGTCTATTTCTGCCGCTACAGGGGCCATGGCCCTATTAATGGTGGATTTGGTCAAAGACCACGGTTTGCAGTACCTGCTGGCCGCTACCGTACTGACGGGAATTTTTCAGGTTTTGTTGGGGGTTTTTAAAGTTGCTAAGCAAATGCGCTACGTCCCCAGGGCGGTGGTGTTGGGTTACATCAATGCTTTAGCCGTGTTAATTTTTTTTGCCCAGCTACCCCAGCTAGACCCGACTAAAGTTAGTCAATATTGGCTAGTTTATTTAATCCTGGCTTGTTCCCTAGCAATTATTTATATTCTGCCCAGGTTTACCAAGGTTTTTCCTTCTCCTTTGGTGGCTTTATTTGTGATGACCAATGCCACCATTTTCTTGCAACTAGATGTACCCACTGTGGGAGATATGGGGGATTTACCTGGGAGTCTACCAATTTTTTTACTACCCCAAATTCCTTTTAATTGGCAAACCTTACAAACTATTTTGCCCTATTCCCTTACCCTGGCGATCGTTGGGTTGCTGGCTTCCTTTTTAACCGCATCTTTAGTGGATGAATTGACCGATACACCCAGCGACAAAAACCGCGAAGCCAAAGGCCAGGGCATTGCCAATATTGTCACTGGTTTTTTTGGTGGCATGGCTGGCTGTGGCATGATTGGCCAATCAGTCATCAATGTGCAATCCGGCGGTCGGGGCCGGTTATCAACCTTTGCGGCGGGAATTTTTCTCTTAATTGCTATTTTGGGGTTAAAGGACTGGGTGCAACAAATGCCCATGGCAACCTTAGTAGCTGTGATGATTATGGTTTCCATTGGCACTTTTCGTTGGTCTTCCCTGCGGGACTTCCGTAAAATTCCCCAGAGTGAAAACATTGTTATGTTCACCACCATGGGGCTAATTATTATCACCCGTAACTTTGCCCTGGGGGTGGCGGCGGGTATTATTATGAGTACGATATTTTTTACCCGCAAAATTGCCCAACTTGTTTTTGTGGATAGGGTTTTAACAGAGGATGAAAACCACCGTATTTATAATGTCTCTGGTCAAATCTTCTTCGTTTCCAAAGAAGAATTTCTTGAAGCTTTTGATTTTGATGAATTGGTGGATCGGGTTACCATCGATTTAACCCATGCCCATCTCTGGGACCAGGGGGCAGTGGGCACAGTGGAGCAAATTATGACCAAGTTCCGGCGCAATGGCATTGATGTGGAATTGGTGGGCTTAAACGAAGCGAGTGCGACCCTTTGGCAAAAGTTGATCAAGGAACCGGAACTAAAACTGATTAATTCTTCTGCTGAAAGTTAA
- the prfC gene encoding peptide chain release factor 3, producing the protein MQTSLSSTAPSSDKALDDLLKEVDRRRNFAIISHPDAGKTTLTEKLLLYGGAIQEAGAVKARRTQRSATSDWMAMEQQRGISITSTVLQFDYRGKILNLLDTPGHQDFSEDTYRTLAAADNAVMLIDAAKGLETQTRKLFEVCRLRHLPIFTFINKLDRPSLTPLELMDEIEQELGMTTYAVNYPIGTGDRFRGVYNRLTQTIHLFERTGTHGSKKAADQTIALDDPALEALLGSDLYAEFQDELELIEEAGAEFDLAAVHGGEMTPVFFGSAMNNFGVELFLQAFLQYAAKPEAHDSNRGKIDPTYPEFSGFVFKLQANMDPKHRDRIAFLRVCSGKFEKDMVVKHPRTGKTVRLSRPQKLFAQERESVDIAYAGDVIGLNNPGAFTIGDTVHTGEKLVYPPIPSFSPELFAYLKSTDPSQYKNFKKGVAELQEEGAVQILQSLDESKRDPILAAVGQLQFEVVQYRLQEEYGVETRLEPLGFSLARWVVEGWDALEKAGRLFNTVVVKDRWDAPVLLFKNQWNLEQVAGDCPDLKLSAIAIPPSL; encoded by the coding sequence ATGCAAACTTCCCTATCTTCAACTGCGCCGTCTTCGGACAAAGCCCTGGACGATCTTTTGAAAGAGGTCGATCGCCGTCGTAATTTTGCGATCATTTCCCACCCCGATGCGGGGAAAACCACCCTAACGGAAAAATTATTGTTGTATGGGGGCGCCATTCAAGAAGCGGGAGCCGTAAAAGCCCGCCGTACTCAGCGCAGTGCCACGTCCGACTGGATGGCCATGGAGCAACAGCGGGGTATTTCCATCACTTCCACTGTGTTGCAGTTTGACTACCGGGGCAAAATTCTTAATTTACTCGATACCCCTGGGCACCAAGATTTTAGTGAAGATACCTACCGTACCCTAGCCGCAGCGGATAATGCGGTGATGTTAATTGATGCCGCTAAGGGCTTAGAAACCCAAACCCGCAAACTGTTTGAAGTGTGTCGCCTGCGCCATCTGCCCATTTTTACTTTTATCAATAAGCTTGATCGCCCTAGCCTGACCCCCTTGGAGTTGATGGACGAAATTGAGCAGGAATTGGGCATGACGACCTATGCCGTCAACTATCCCATTGGCACTGGCGATCGGTTTCGGGGCGTTTACAACCGTTTAACTCAAACTATTCATTTGTTTGAACGTACGGGCACCCACGGTAGCAAAAAAGCTGCGGACCAGACCATAGCCCTAGATGATCCGGCCCTGGAAGCTTTGCTAGGTAGTGATCTGTACGCCGAATTTCAAGATGAGTTGGAATTAATCGAAGAAGCAGGGGCCGAATTTGATTTAGCCGCCGTTCATGGCGGAGAAATGACCCCAGTATTTTTTGGCAGTGCCATGAATAATTTCGGGGTGGAACTATTTTTGCAAGCGTTTTTGCAGTATGCGGCTAAGCCCGAAGCCCACGATAGTAACCGGGGAAAAATTGACCCCACCTATCCTGAATTTTCCGGTTTTGTGTTTAAACTCCAGGCCAATATGGACCCCAAACACCGGGACCGCATTGCTTTCTTGCGGGTTTGTTCTGGCAAATTTGAAAAAGACATGGTGGTAAAACATCCCAGAACGGGAAAAACAGTGCGTTTGTCCAGACCCCAAAAACTTTTTGCCCAGGAACGGGAATCCGTGGACATTGCCTATGCGGGGGATGTGATTGGTTTAAATAATCCAGGGGCGTTCACCATTGGGGATACGGTCCACACTGGCGAAAAGTTAGTTTACCCTCCCATTCCTTCCTTTTCTCCGGAGCTATTTGCCTACCTTAAATCCACCGATCCTAGTCAGTATAAAAACTTTAAAAAGGGAGTAGCAGAGTTACAGGAAGAAGGGGCGGTGCAAATTCTACAATCCCTGGATGAAAGTAAACGGGATCCGATTTTAGCCGCAGTGGGGCAATTGCAGTTTGAAGTGGTGCAGTACCGGCTCCAGGAAGAGTATGGGGTGGAAACTAGGCTAGAGCCCCTCGGTTTTTCCCTGGCCCGCTGGGTGGTAGAAGGTTGGGATGCCCTGGAAAAAGCGGGACGGCTATTCAATACGGTAGTGGTCAAAGACCGCTGGGATGCACCAGTTTTACTGTTTAAAAATCAGTGGAATTTAGAACAGGTGGCAGGAGATTGTCCCGATTTAAAATTGAGTGCGATCGCCATTCCTCCTTCCTTATAA